In the bacterium genome, one interval contains:
- a CDS encoding DNA ligase has product MFLTVTKVGTGFSDADLDTLSGLLAASRTARRPARGIEPDMWFEPAVVLEIIGAEITLSPIHTAGWGRARKDAGLALRVPRFTGRYRDDKAPEDATTVDEIWRMFR; this is encoded by the coding sequence ATGTTCCTCACGGTGACCAAGGTCGGAACCGGATTCTCCGACGCCGATCTGGACACGCTCTCGGGGCTACTGGCTGCCTCCCGTACGGCCCGGCGTCCCGCGCGGGGGATCGAGCCGGACATGTGGTTCGAGCCGGCCGTGGTGCTGGAGATCATCGGGGCGGAGATCACCCTGTCACCCATTCACACCGCGGGATGGGGGCGCGCGCGGAAGGACGCCGGTCTCGCGCTCCGGGTCCCCCGGTTTACCGGCCGCTACCGCGACGACAAGGCGCCGGAAGACGCGACCACGGTCGATGAAATCTGGCGCATGTTTCGGT